One Bifidobacterium angulatum DSM 20098 = JCM 7096 DNA window includes the following coding sequences:
- a CDS encoding type 2 lanthipeptide synthetase LanM family protein has product MDIVKSMYADTIEERYSLIDDDDASGDDSFVDSVISQWMSRNCALRPDDFASMLELRGYDKKKYAKCIDGKSFLKGNKGNLSSWYSDFEKIFAFFSNSKFVEDINVGYVNIFMPFILYAEKTLRTTIPDSQMNSYDNVQNSIRGTLANRLLNIGLKTLVLEMRRENADGNLQGTDGHERMLSFIHMASTYAYQRLLYSRYPVLARMLTQATTDYIAFIREMFTRLEESDSELKMFLKSTVPLVLSDIRLDGGDAHNHGRTVAILEFNNGSKVVYKPRDLSIHVLFADLAHECERSDDFLPLHVSRVLPEDGYAFEEFVRQSQCLTCDQVSRYYLRIGELLALVWFLHGNDMHYENIISDGEYPQIIDYETVCSNYVEMDSQNSLRETADVKVARRLRDSLAGTSFLPTRMVLNAEGESIDFSALNVKDQEVPTLFPVPVMLDTDGACFQKQHVVFSKKDNVLHYNDDVVNPSDYAHEILDGFTRGVHALGRISDDALCRILQRGKATVRVLVRATSVYARFLNYMHHPKVLDDMTKVEAILENLYVFPYKNKHIFLSEYQQMIHGDIPMFATSLDSKILRDGEGRECGPSFAYSAIERIMRTKRHLHEEASLQESLIRNAFHMPVRQRQAISSSINEWPLMIGHYLVDQAILSDDGSTVSWICTKQSGESENDANAVGVPSPDLYDGCGGTAIFLASLSQAFGDRRCADYALKTMRSIQLRTSPSASESAFTGGLSQIYPALMLRSLGIKSDILTNSALQIMDRLERYVKDESVRLSKVGKANRFTYRMDYLAGASSVIILYLRIWELLRDDDILIQLSQLGRIVAKTACRLQREENANSDDSFPAGAGHGLEGISVALWRLYAAVGDTEFADDAQKIWEKAMAKHKAQPVRSSRERGKWCRGTVGLLWAQNEIDRCTACGRRFFDDAGKPFPEFSSVKQLIDSCDWVDDSLCHGRSGAIDVLVSLARNTNDERYSALARHLMDDMVAAASCNKHFDFGKVCAFPNMSVFLGPLGVAYAMLRVQNPDVPSLLSLEI; this is encoded by the coding sequence GTGGATATTGTAAAAAGTATGTATGCGGATACCATCGAAGAACGCTATTCGTTGATTGATGACGATGACGCTTCCGGTGATGATTCGTTTGTCGATTCTGTTATCAGTCAATGGATGTCGCGAAATTGCGCGTTGCGCCCCGATGATTTTGCCAGCATGCTTGAGCTTCGTGGTTATGATAAGAAAAAATATGCGAAATGCATTGATGGAAAGTCGTTTTTAAAGGGAAACAAGGGCAATCTTTCTTCATGGTATTCTGATTTTGAAAAGATATTCGCCTTCTTTTCAAACAGCAAATTCGTTGAAGATATTAACGTAGGATATGTTAATATCTTCATGCCTTTTATTCTTTATGCGGAAAAGACGCTGAGAACAACAATTCCCGATTCGCAGATGAACTCATATGACAATGTTCAAAACAGCATAAGAGGAACATTGGCTAATCGTCTGCTGAACATCGGTTTGAAAACACTGGTGTTGGAGATGCGCCGTGAGAACGCGGATGGGAATTTGCAGGGGACTGACGGGCATGAACGTATGCTTTCCTTCATACACATGGCTTCAACGTATGCGTATCAGCGGTTGTTGTACTCTCGGTATCCGGTGCTGGCTCGCATGCTGACACAAGCGACCACGGATTATATTGCCTTTATACGTGAAATGTTCACAAGACTTGAAGAGTCTGATTCGGAACTCAAGATGTTCCTGAAGAGCACTGTGCCGCTCGTGTTGAGTGATATTCGTCTCGATGGCGGGGACGCGCATAATCATGGTCGTACGGTCGCCATTCTGGAATTCAATAATGGAAGCAAGGTCGTTTACAAGCCACGTGATCTTTCGATTCATGTACTGTTTGCCGATCTTGCTCATGAATGTGAACGGTCCGATGATTTCCTGCCTCTGCATGTCTCAAGAGTGCTTCCCGAAGATGGATATGCGTTTGAGGAATTCGTGCGGCAGTCGCAATGTCTGACATGTGACCAGGTATCTCGTTACTACCTGAGAATCGGCGAGCTTCTTGCCCTGGTGTGGTTTCTGCACGGCAATGACATGCATTATGAGAACATCATCTCCGATGGTGAATATCCGCAAATCATCGACTATGAGACCGTGTGCTCCAACTATGTGGAAATGGATTCCCAAAACAGTCTGCGAGAGACCGCTGACGTGAAAGTGGCGAGGCGGTTGCGTGACTCGTTGGCTGGAACGTCCTTCCTCCCGACACGCATGGTGCTGAATGCCGAAGGAGAATCAATCGATTTTAGTGCGCTGAATGTCAAAGATCAGGAAGTCCCCACGCTATTTCCGGTACCGGTAATGCTTGATACGGACGGCGCTTGTTTTCAAAAGCAACATGTCGTTTTTAGCAAAAAAGATAATGTTCTGCATTATAACGATGACGTCGTTAATCCGTCTGACTATGCTCATGAAATTCTTGATGGCTTTACACGTGGAGTGCATGCGTTGGGCCGCATTTCGGATGATGCGTTATGCCGCATTCTGCAACGCGGGAAAGCAACGGTTCGCGTTCTCGTAAGGGCCACCAGCGTATATGCTCGCTTCTTGAATTACATGCATCACCCGAAGGTGCTTGATGACATGACTAAAGTAGAGGCGATATTAGAGAATCTTTATGTATTCCCATACAAAAACAAGCATATCTTTCTTAGTGAGTATCAGCAGATGATTCATGGTGATATTCCAATGTTTGCTACTTCTCTTGATTCCAAGATATTGAGGGATGGAGAAGGAAGAGAATGCGGTCCCTCATTCGCATACAGCGCCATCGAACGTATTATGCGAACCAAGAGACATCTTCATGAAGAAGCCAGCTTGCAGGAGTCTCTTATCAGAAATGCATTCCATATGCCAGTGCGCCAGCGTCAGGCAATCTCTTCTTCCATCAACGAGTGGCCTCTCATGATAGGCCATTATCTGGTTGATCAAGCGATACTGTCCGATGATGGCAGCACGGTATCGTGGATCTGCACAAAGCAATCAGGGGAATCTGAGAACGATGCGAATGCCGTTGGCGTGCCTTCTCCTGATCTGTATGACGGATGTGGTGGAACCGCCATTTTCCTGGCAAGCTTGTCACAAGCTTTTGGCGATAGACGTTGTGCCGATTATGCATTGAAAACAATGCGGTCAATCCAATTACGTACCTCGCCTAGCGCTTCGGAATCGGCTTTTACCGGTGGGCTATCGCAGATATACCCGGCGTTAATGCTCCGGAGCCTTGGCATAAAGTCCGATATCTTGACGAACTCTGCTTTGCAGATTATGGATCGTTTGGAGCGTTATGTGAAAGACGAATCCGTGCGATTGTCGAAGGTCGGTAAGGCGAACAGGTTTACCTACCGTATGGATTATCTTGCCGGTGCGTCTAGTGTGATCATACTGTATCTGAGGATATGGGAGCTTCTTCGGGATGACGATATCCTCATCCAATTATCCCAATTAGGAAGAATCGTTGCAAAAACAGCTTGTAGATTGCAACGCGAGGAAAATGCTAATTCGGACGACAGTTTTCCTGCCGGCGCAGGGCATGGTCTTGAAGGAATCAGCGTAGCTCTGTGGCGTCTGTATGCCGCCGTCGGCGATACCGAATTTGCAGATGATGCGCAAAAGATATGGGAAAAGGCCATGGCGAAGCATAAGGCTCAGCCAGTACGGTCCTCAAGGGAGCGCGGCAAGTGGTGTCGAGGTACAGTCGGCCTGTTATGGGCGCAGAATGAGATTGACCGATGCACTGCCTGCGGACGTCGTTTTTTTGATGATGCAGGCAAGCCCTTCCCTGAGTTTTCATCGGTAAAACAGCTCATCGATTCATGCGACTGGGTGGACGATTCTTTGTGCCACGGTCGTTCCGGTGCGATTGACGTTCTTGTCTCACTGGCCCGGAACACGAATGACGAACGATACTCGGCGTTGGCGCGTCACCTCATGGACGATATGGTCGCTGCCGCATCGTGCAACAAGCATTTTGATTTTGGGAAGGTCTGTGCATTCCCGAACATGTCGGTATTCCTCGGACCACTTGGCGTGGCATACGCCATGCTGAGGGTTCAGAATCCAGATGTGCCATCACTACTTTCACTGGAGATCTAA
- a CDS encoding NAD(P)H-dependent oxidoreductase: protein MYRIFAYCGSRNPQSRTLQAIVLIQQWLSSLQDSIDTQISWTICTPKDLRILPSDGTAWEFSTGVDRQELLGIDDSGRLKTMIEHCDYLILGSPTYGHNVSGDMKIVMDRLCYWSHLFYLSGKPGMPLVSASTNGYLKVGDMLERFMDSLGIVRDPTAYNTYGMPFENNEAQGAARHILAALTSHEASMPNGYQEELFRSYKRSYIRRNEQNAEYRYWKKHRMFDCDSLAEYFASLPQVEH from the coding sequence ATGTACAGAATTTTTGCCTACTGTGGTTCCCGCAACCCGCAATCCCGAACATTGCAGGCCATCGTCTTAATACAACAATGGCTTTCCTCACTACAGGACAGTATCGATACGCAAATATCGTGGACCATATGCACGCCTAAAGATCTGCGTATCCTTCCCTCTGACGGTACAGCGTGGGAATTCTCGACCGGCGTTGACCGGCAGGAGCTCCTTGGAATCGATGATTCGGGGAGACTGAAAACAATGATTGAGCATTGCGATTACCTGATTCTCGGTTCGCCAACATATGGGCATAACGTGTCGGGTGACATGAAGATCGTAATGGATAGATTATGCTACTGGTCTCATTTGTTCTATCTGAGCGGCAAGCCGGGGATGCCCCTCGTAAGCGCCAGCACGAACGGATATCTCAAAGTTGGCGATATGCTGGAGCGTTTCATGGATTCTCTGGGCATTGTCCGAGATCCGACTGCATACAACACATATGGCATGCCTTTTGAAAACAATGAGGCACAGGGCGCGGCTCGGCATATTCTTGCTGCGCTTACGTCGCACGAGGCTTCCATGCCTAATGGTTATCAAGAGGAACTGTTTCGTTCTTATAAACGGTCGTATATCCGCCGGAATGAACAAAACGCCGAATATCGGTATTGGAAAAAGCACCGCATGTTCGATTGTGACAGCTTGGCGGAGTACTTTGCGTCATTACCACAGGTGGAGCACTGA
- a CDS encoding peptidase domain-containing ABC transporter: MAGHLRIPLVEQGEHSECGLAACAMILKAYGRDSELEDLRNAYGVPRGGLSIKNIVTILNDYGVTNRAVAVRNIDGFKKLDSPSILLWNHHHFVVLSHYAFGRFCIIDPASGRSSVREEDFRRHCSSAAVLTERAGEKRSIRGAWRDSNCMGVIKDFLVSSPVFVLSAIVLSLAIQSLGLIPPTGMRFIVNRRQLCTSEGFLLAAFAMMLVSFALYYLISMLNGLANARLRIGFGNFLFRKYMRGVFEREFAFFINRTSGDMIYRANLVAVVEQMLATGMIGSLVSFVFLAVYLVMMINYSPQLTMVTLAICFVILMVSTIYAAKSKKLVDKETAAQSAVQQSFIEIFSGIETVKSMNLEGFFYRRWSDLLQKQLHFQWKRGKLDAWMSSLSAALEFVLPLAIILCGSVLLAQDMVDLGTVVGFVTLASSFVVPFGSIMTSIGQFAAVLSYIRKIADIIPSGKRTNDGHMDYEMRHVDGEHAPLQRVLPSDSQSGKEITGIGESQENPSCYAAPHSERIDNYGRESLTAHNVSFSYTVFSKPVVEDITLHIPKGRKVAIVGPTGSGKSTVLKLLSGLIRPTQGRVMVDGHPCEELPLSWRAKNIAFVHQDTTVFNMTLRENILLRRTSVDESRLRQVCKDCCIDESMMNPGLGLDTMISEHGLNLSGGQRQKIAIARAMVTNPMFMVMDEPTSALDNVTENKIMRALMRAPYACVVVAHRLSSIRMFDEIYVMDDGHIVEHGSHESLMAEGKLYAKLYRQH; encoded by the coding sequence ATGGCAGGGCATTTGCGTATCCCTCTCGTCGAACAGGGAGAGCACAGCGAATGTGGCTTGGCTGCATGTGCCATGATACTCAAGGCGTATGGGCGCGATTCCGAATTGGAGGATTTGCGTAATGCGTATGGTGTTCCTCGTGGCGGGCTAAGCATCAAAAATATAGTGACCATTCTGAATGATTACGGGGTGACGAACCGGGCCGTTGCAGTACGGAATATCGATGGATTCAAAAAACTGGATTCGCCGTCCATCCTGCTATGGAATCATCATCACTTCGTAGTCTTGAGCCATTACGCATTCGGCCGTTTCTGTATTATTGATCCGGCGAGTGGGCGTTCATCCGTGCGAGAAGAGGATTTTCGTAGGCACTGCTCCTCGGCGGCTGTGCTTACCGAGCGTGCGGGAGAGAAAAGATCCATTCGCGGGGCATGGCGCGACTCGAATTGCATGGGAGTGATTAAGGACTTCCTTGTTTCTTCCCCGGTTTTCGTGTTGAGTGCCATAGTATTGTCGCTTGCAATACAAAGCTTGGGATTGATTCCTCCAACAGGAATGAGATTTATCGTCAATCGTCGGCAGCTGTGCACCAGCGAGGGGTTTCTGCTGGCCGCGTTCGCGATGATGCTTGTTTCTTTTGCGCTGTATTACCTGATTTCCATGCTCAATGGATTGGCGAACGCTCGATTAAGGATAGGGTTTGGGAACTTTCTATTCCGCAAATACATGCGGGGAGTGTTCGAACGAGAGTTTGCCTTTTTCATAAACCGAACAAGCGGCGATATGATCTACCGGGCGAATCTAGTGGCTGTCGTTGAACAAATGCTGGCTACCGGAATGATTGGATCGCTGGTGTCCTTCGTGTTTCTTGCCGTGTATCTGGTGATGATGATCAACTACTCACCGCAGCTCACAATGGTGACATTGGCGATTTGCTTTGTTATTCTCATGGTCTCGACGATATATGCTGCGAAATCCAAAAAGCTGGTTGATAAGGAGACCGCTGCACAATCCGCAGTGCAACAGTCCTTTATTGAAATTTTCTCCGGAATAGAGACCGTAAAAAGCATGAATCTGGAGGGCTTCTTTTATCGGCGCTGGTCTGATTTACTGCAGAAGCAGCTTCACTTCCAGTGGAAGAGGGGCAAACTCGATGCATGGATGTCGTCACTGTCGGCGGCACTGGAATTCGTATTGCCTCTCGCCATCATCCTATGCGGTTCCGTGCTGCTTGCTCAAGATATGGTCGACTTGGGTACGGTAGTCGGATTCGTAACGTTGGCTTCTTCGTTTGTTGTGCCATTCGGCAGCATCATGACGTCCATTGGGCAGTTTGCTGCCGTTCTCTCATATATCCGCAAGATTGCAGACATTATTCCATCAGGAAAACGAACTAATGACGGGCATATGGATTATGAGATGCGGCATGTGGATGGAGAACATGCTCCTCTCCAAAGAGTCTTGCCGAGTGATTCCCAGAGCGGCAAAGAGATAACGGGAATAGGGGAGAGCCAAGAAAATCCCTCGTGCTATGCTGCGCCGCATTCCGAGCGTATCGATAACTATGGCCGGGAGAGTCTGACTGCACACAATGTCTCATTTTCGTATACGGTTTTTTCCAAGCCCGTAGTAGAAGACATTACTTTACATATTCCCAAGGGGCGCAAGGTCGCGATAGTAGGGCCCACTGGTTCGGGTAAGAGCACGGTTCTCAAGCTTCTTTCCGGATTGATTCGTCCGACGCAGGGAAGAGTGATGGTCGATGGCCATCCATGTGAAGAGTTGCCGCTTTCGTGGCGTGCAAAGAACATTGCTTTTGTCCATCAAGATACAACGGTTTTCAATATGACGTTGCGTGAGAATATCCTGCTGCGACGGACATCCGTGGATGAATCTCGATTAAGGCAAGTGTGCAAGGACTGTTGCATCGATGAATCGATGATGAATCCGGGCTTGGGACTGGACACCATGATCAGTGAACATGGTTTGAATCTTTCCGGAGGCCAGAGGCAGAAGATCGCAATCGCCCGTGCCATGGTGACCAATCCGATGTTCATGGTGATGGATGAGCCGACCAGTGCGCTGGATAATGTTACGGAAAACAAGATAATGAGAGCCCTTATGCGTGCGCCATACGCGTGTGTGGTGGTGGCGCACAGGCTAAGCTCGATACGCATGTTTGATGAGATATATGTGATGGATGATGGGCATATTGTTGAACATGGGTCGCATGAGAGCTTAATGGCCGAGGGGAAGTTGTACGCAAAGTTATATCGTCAGCATTAG
- a CDS encoding response regulator, translating into MNDRQDSRIRVALVDNDAFTLDMLKMAIPRRNPRLDVCWSARRGADAIDWALDPVTMPDILLTDMSLEDISGVSVCREIRRRTERVPLLAITAFSIDRYANRAAEAGAQGIIPKVNLNELVDSIDVIVKHGTLGMCGNIDFVDAKTAHQRLAESDMCPIQRLSPTEQQILTLLAQGMEPRNIADMLSIGIGTVKTHIIRLRKKLNARSTKEAMAMWWNNER; encoded by the coding sequence ATGAACGATCGTCAAGATTCCCGCATTCGCGTGGCACTGGTGGACAACGATGCCTTTACCTTGGACATGCTGAAGATGGCCATCCCTCGCAGGAACCCACGGCTCGACGTGTGCTGGTCCGCGCGTAGAGGCGCCGATGCCATTGATTGGGCTTTGGATCCCGTTACTATGCCGGATATCTTATTGACTGACATGAGCCTGGAAGATATTAGTGGCGTAAGTGTGTGCAGGGAAATACGTCGAAGAACCGAGCGGGTTCCGTTGCTTGCTATCACGGCATTCTCGATTGATCGCTATGCAAACCGTGCCGCTGAAGCTGGTGCTCAGGGCATTATTCCTAAAGTCAATCTCAATGAACTTGTTGACTCGATTGATGTGATAGTCAAGCACGGCACATTGGGGATGTGCGGGAACATCGATTTTGTGGATGCGAAGACCGCGCATCAACGACTTGCGGAATCCGATATGTGCCCGATTCAACGCCTATCGCCCACGGAGCAGCAGATTCTGACGCTTTTGGCGCAAGGCATGGAGCCTCGCAATATTGCCGACATGCTGTCCATTGGCATCGGCACCGTGAAGACGCATATTATCCGATTGCGCAAGAAGCTGAATGCGCGTAGTACCAAGGAAGCAATGGCGATGTGGTGGAACAATGAACGATAG
- a CDS encoding lichenicidin A2 family type 2 lantibiotic, protein MSNTSIDVDSIVGDDFSDLSPEDMALLTGRGNDVAPQSLSIAVSVDVTVSVAMSVASYFHVGGTCKKH, encoded by the coding sequence ATGAGCAATACGAGTATTGATGTCGATTCCATTGTGGGGGATGATTTTTCGGATCTCTCGCCTGAGGACATGGCCTTGCTGACCGGGCGTGGCAACGATGTGGCCCCGCAGTCACTGTCCATTGCGGTTTCTGTTGATGTCACCGTTTCCGTTGCGATGTCTGTTGCATCGTATTTCCATGTTGGCGGAACCTGCAAGAAGCATTAA
- a CDS encoding ATP-binding cassette domain-containing protein, translated as MNTTDIIKVNDLTFGYKRKQAVLEHITFAVPKGQSLAILGYNGVGKTTLFDLIVGLRRPWSGYAAINKAFVPSMRDVFQMTEQGGLIDTMTVRENFKFRKMLFKPKDDDKTFFEALEKNPLVRAFELNDQLDKKVSDLSSGLRKRVGIVAGMMFDPHVIMLDEPTNAIDPLTRDLLIEYMGRLRADNRTILTITHDLHYCWNVSDRIIVLDHKHIALDAMLSDLNSFDEFSKAAMLGKEHGHVDFGL; from the coding sequence ATGAACACAACGGATATTATCAAAGTAAACGACTTGACTTTTGGGTACAAGCGTAAGCAGGCGGTGCTCGAACATATCACCTTTGCAGTCCCCAAGGGACAGTCATTGGCTATTTTGGGCTATAACGGTGTTGGGAAAACCACGTTGTTCGATCTCATAGTTGGATTACGGAGGCCCTGGTCGGGGTACGCTGCCATTAACAAAGCGTTTGTTCCCTCAATGAGAGACGTATTCCAAATGACCGAACAGGGCGGCCTTATCGACACGATGACCGTGCGAGAGAATTTCAAGTTCCGCAAGATGCTATTCAAGCCAAAGGATGACGATAAGACCTTTTTTGAAGCCTTGGAGAAGAATCCATTAGTTCGGGCATTCGAATTGAACGACCAGCTGGACAAAAAGGTCTCTGACCTAAGCTCAGGATTGCGCAAACGAGTGGGAATAGTGGCCGGCATGATGTTCGACCCGCATGTCATCATGCTCGACGAACCCACGAATGCCATTGATCCGCTGACACGTGATCTGTTGATTGAATATATGGGAAGGCTGCGTGCCGATAACCGTACGATACTTACGATCACCCATGACCTGCATTATTGCTGGAACGTCTCTGATCGTATTATCGTGCTTGATCACAAGCATATTGCCCTGGATGCGATGCTCTCCGATCTCAACTCGTTTGATGAATTCTCAAAGGCCGCGATGCTCGGCAAAGAACATGGGCATGTTGATTTTGGCTTGTAA
- a CDS encoding sensor histidine kinase: protein MNDRIREVLTGLRQWCSARIPYILIAAALYALTFSNIALVLPLDMVQIIYAAIAIVCIAGIIVMPLPASFGLGIVSIIGTLLPMTETVPNPLLTLFAVLGILGYSSRLRICLLMLAVESVGVFIIQVAWHYDTGMDMYGVINSLAMLGCAIFVGYALRWRKQVDLNRIDKMRLEHLQMRNRIAAGIHDSTTANLTKISQIAQHNIHTGGCENHAWSDVNRLAVSTLRDIYKVIDLLSNEDSKQIMPSHGTFMEHLEDVTDAEDALLQNLGFRGKTEISGVAEGISVQQEDVLLSLMREIYRNIQRHGNPNGTYKVVITIGNGRLLIAQSNEIHPVNDWHIPHGRGIRLHNKQIELLGGKMQCWKKSRQWHLTVCVPLVSESES from the coding sequence ATGAACGATAGAATTCGAGAGGTTCTCACGGGGCTGAGGCAATGGTGCAGTGCGCGAATCCCATATATCCTCATAGCCGCTGCGCTCTATGCTTTGACTTTTTCGAATATCGCACTTGTGCTTCCGCTTGATATGGTCCAGATTATCTATGCGGCAATTGCCATAGTATGTATTGCCGGAATAATCGTCATGCCCTTACCGGCATCGTTCGGTTTAGGAATTGTCTCTATCATAGGTACGTTGCTGCCTATGACAGAGACGGTGCCGAACCCTTTGCTGACTTTATTCGCGGTACTTGGAATATTGGGGTATTCGTCCCGCCTGCGGATATGCCTGTTGATGCTCGCAGTTGAATCGGTGGGAGTCTTCATTATTCAGGTTGCATGGCATTATGACACGGGCATGGATATGTATGGTGTGATCAATTCTCTGGCTATGCTCGGCTGTGCGATTTTTGTTGGATATGCCCTGCGTTGGAGGAAGCAGGTTGATCTGAATCGCATCGATAAGATGAGGCTGGAGCATCTGCAAATGAGGAATAGGATCGCCGCTGGCATTCATGACTCCACAACAGCGAATCTGACTAAAATATCGCAGATTGCACAGCATAATATTCATACTGGTGGTTGTGAAAACCATGCTTGGTCTGATGTCAATCGTCTCGCTGTCTCAACCTTGCGGGATATATATAAGGTCATAGATCTGCTCAGCAATGAGGATTCCAAGCAGATTATGCCATCGCATGGCACATTCATGGAGCACTTGGAAGATGTTACGGATGCGGAAGATGCATTGCTGCAGAACTTAGGCTTTAGAGGGAAAACGGAAATATCCGGAGTTGCCGAAGGCATATCGGTGCAGCAGGAAGATGTTCTGCTGTCGTTGATGAGGGAGATATATCGCAATATTCAACGGCACGGTAATCCAAACGGAACATACAAGGTCGTTATCACGATAGGCAACGGTAGATTGCTTATCGCGCAATCCAATGAGATTCATCCAGTGAACGATTGGCATATTCCTCATGGCAGGGGGATCCGACTGCACAACAAACAAATAGAGCTGCTGGGTGGGAAGATGCAATGCTGGAAGAAGAGCAGACAATGGCATCTGACGGTATGCGTTCCGCTGGTTAGCGAGTCGGAATCCTAA